The Candidatus Scalindua japonica genomic interval TGATGTCTGTATCAGGATACTGGATGGTTATTCTTTCAAGAAAACTGTACATGCCGCAACGTAGTTCATAAACAGGTCTGTTGTAAGCCAGGGGTAGGAAGTTTTGATATGAGCCATCTTCAAAAACACATAAGCTTTTCATAATTAAGAGGATACTTTGTACTTGTTAAATTGTCAAGATGAATGAAGTTATATTTTCCTTGTAAAAAATATCAGGCATTTTATAATTACTTTGAGTTTCCAGATAATCTCATTTAAATGAAACAGTACAGATGAAAATCTGTAAAAAATTTTTAATTATTGAACTCACTTAGATCGTAATTACTCCGCGATTAACTAGTGTAAGCAATGGATGGAAAAGGTGAAATATGAGCTATAAAGCATGGTTTCAATGCGCTTCAGGCTGTAATGAGCGATATGAATTAAATGAGATAATATACAATTGCAAAACATGTGGTGGCCTATTGGAGGTGAAGCATGATATTGAGAAATTGAAACATCGAAGTCCCGGTTCCTGGATGAGGCTTCTAGACGAGCGTTATAGAAGAACTAAATGGCCTTTCGGGAGCTCCGTCTGGGGAAAAAAAGAGATGGTTTGTCCCAATGTAGATAATGAAAACGTAGTATCTCTCTATGAGGGTGGTAGTAATTTATTCTGGGCCGAACGCCTTGGGAATATTATTGGTACAGAAGATTTATGGATCAAACAGTGTGGAAACGCTCATACAGGTTCGTTTAAGGATTTGGGTATGACCGTATTGGTTTCCATGGTTAAGCAGATGATTTCAGAAGGGAAGGACATAATGGGGGTAGCGTGTGCTTCAACGGGTGATACTTCTGCTGCACTATCTGCTTACTGTGCCGCTGCAGGTATCCCTGCAATTGTGTTTTTGCCAAAAAATAAAGTTTCCACTGCACAATTAATTCAACCGATTGCCAACGGGGCATTAACGCTTTCGCTTGATACTGATTTTGATGGATGCATGGAAATAGTCCAGAAAATATGTAGAGAGAATAATATTTATCTTGCTAATTCAATGAATTCTCTGAGGATTGAAGGGCAGAAGACGGTAAGCATTGAATTGGTCCAGCAGCTTGATTGGGAAGTTCCTGACGTAATTATCATTCCTGGCGGTAATTTAGGGAATGTTACTGCTCTGGGTAAGGGATTTCTGCTGATGAAAGAACTGGGTATGATTAACAAGCTTCCGAGAATTGTATGTGTACAGGCGGCAAAGGCAAACCCTTTATATCAGAGCTATTTGAGTGGTTTTAAAGAATTTAAGCCGGTTCAGGCGCAAATGACGCTTGCAAGCGCAATCCAGATAGGAAACCCTGTCAGTATTAACAAGGCCATCAAGATGCTGAAGTTGTTTAATGGTGTTGTGGAGCAGGCGACAGAAGATGAACTTGCTAATGCCGCTGCGTTAGCTGATAAAACCGGACTATTTAACTGTCCTCATACCGGAGTTGCTTTGGCTGCGCTATTTAAGCTCTTAGAAAAAAATGAGATTAAGAAGGATGAAAGAATAGTGATTATTTCAACCGCACATGGACTGAAATTCACCGATTTTAAAGTAAAATATCATGAAAATAAACTTGAAGAAGTTGAATCAAAATATGCAAATGTTCCTTTAGAGCTTCCTCCGGAATATGACAAAGTAAACAGGGCTATCATTGACAAAATATCTGAATACAGTTAGTTTTTTTATAAACCGTAGTTTACGTTATAGTATCTATAATAAAATCCAAGAAGAAACTATCATAATATCTCCGTTTGTTAATTGATTTAGACCATGTTTTTCTTTCATTCCTTAACGGTGTACTTCAGTATTTTGTTTGTTTTGCCAATATCCACTCTATGCTTTTTCACAATTAACCGATAAACCTTCAACTTAATAAATTGTAATGAATCAAATTAGATGTGTTTAGGAACATACTCGAAACTAAAATTAATAACAATTATTGTTGATTAGGCACCTTGTCTCATAAGCTTTTTAAATATATAGTGTTATGAATATTATCAAATAGTCTGAAATACTATGGAATTTACTCTGTTTAAAGTCATAACTTGTTACAGGTAAATATATTAACACTATCTATAGCTATCATTCATACGGTCGGTGTTCTTTTATTTCAAAACTCTATGTACTTGACAAAAAAATCCATTATCGTATAATTTTTACATTGAAGATTCGAAGAAAAAGTACTTTTATTATTTATATTAGCTGGATGTATTTATCAAGCTCAGGCGAAAAGAGATTTCATGAATATAACTATTTCTTAAAGTCTTATTTTTGACAATGGATTCAAGCTAATTGGAGGTATTCAGAAATGATTCGTTATAGCTGTGATATGTGTGGACGGTCACTAGTTCCCGAAGAAGATGATAGATATGTTGTTAAGATTGAGGTTTATTCTGCATGTGACTCAATGGACACCGATTGTGAAGATGAAGAGTTTGTAAACGATTTTGAAGAGGTGGACGATGATGTTGATGATGAATGTGATCATCTTGATCCGGATGAGATAGATAGTATCGAATATAAGACATTTCGTTATGATTTATGTTGTAAATGTCATAGTAGATATTTACAGGATCCTCTTTCGATTAATTCGATAAGACGAGGGCGTTTTTCTGAAAATTAAATTCTTTTTGATTTTTAAATAACCTGTTGGTATTAAATAAAATCAGACATTGATGTCCAGTCCTGTTTTTTCGCTGATTAGATGATGGTTTTTAAGGGTTTCATATCCATCCGAACTTGAGCTTGCAACTCATTATTGTTGCGGCTGATAGCTGAATAAATAATAGCATATATATAATGGTTTATTTCAAGGGCGGTATATATTCACTTAATCACCTCTTTAACTCCTCAAAACGTTAGTCAAATATCCTTTTGACCTATGTAATAACTGATATAATATTTATAAAAATTATTAACAAATTTGTATTTAAGCTAATTATGGGAATGACTATTACTGAGAAAATTATTGCAGCACATTCCGGAAATCAAGATGTAAGTGCCGGCCAATTTGTTTATGCTGATGTTGATATCTGCCTGGGTAATGATATTACTGCCCCGATTGCTATTGAACAGTTTGAAACACTTGGAGTAGAAAATGTATCGAATCCTGATAGTATTGTTTTAGTCCCTGATCACTTTACACCAAATAAAGATATTAAATCAGCTCAAAATTCCAAATTACTCAGAGAATTTGCACATAAGCATCAAATTAAGAATTATTTTGAAGTGGGGCGGGTGGGGATTGAGCACGCCTTACTACCGGAACAGGGAATAGTAGTTCCCGGTGATTTAGTGATTGGAGCAGATTCACATACATGCACATATGGTGCGATGGGTATTTTTTCTACAGGCGTTGGAAGCACTGATCTGGCAGCATGTTATGCAACCGGAAAAGTGTGGTTAAAAGTACCGGAAACTATTAAATTTGTTTTTAATGGGAATCTCAACAAATGGGTTTCAGGTAAAGACTTGATTCTTCATATTATTGGTAACATTGGTGTTGATGGTGCAAGGTATAAAGCTATGGAGTTTTCAGGGCCTGTTGTGACAAATCTTTCAATGGACGATAGACTTGCTATGTGCAATATGGCTATAGAAGCCGGTGCAAAAAATGGGATTATAGAGCCGGATGATTGTACAGAAGATTACGTTAATGGCAGAGCTCAAAGAGAATACAAATTTTACTCCGGTGATACGGATTGTAAGTACCATGAAATTTATGAGTATGATGTCAGCACCCTTTCACCTCAAGTTGCATTACCAAATCTGCCTGAAAATGTACGTCCGGTGGAAGAATTGTCAGATATTAAGATAGACCAGATTGTCATAGGTTCATGTACCAATGGTAGGATTTCTGATTTAAGAGTAGCAGCTGAAATCCTTAAAGATAAAAAAATCCATCCGTCGATACGTTTAATTGTAATCCCTGGTACACAAGATATATATCTTGAGGCATTAAAAGAAGGTTTAATAGAGATTTTCATTAAAGCCGAGGGTGTTGTTTCTACACCGACTTGTGGTCCGTGCCTTGGTGGTCATATGGGCATTCTGGCAGAAGGGGAACGTGCTTTGTCTACCACTAATAGAAATTTTGCCGGTAGAATGGGCCATATTAAATCTGAAATCTATCTTTGTAATCCTGCTGTAGCTGCTGCTTCTGCTATTACGGGAATAATTACTCATCCTGAAAATATTGATTGAGAATTGAACTTAAAAACAACATTTACGTCTTTGAAGTGACCTTTTAAAGGGGACTGTTAAAGTGATAAACAGAATTGAAAAGAAACAACAAAAAAACCAGAAAAAATACATTGGAATTGATATAGGCTCTGTGAGTGTAAAGGCTGTCCTTATTAACGAGGATAAGGAAGTTCTGGAGAACCATTATGTAAGGTCACATGGCCAACCGTTAGATACGGTGTTGATTGTCCTTAAAGAAATTGTAAACAGAATTGAAATTGATGAAATCAAAGGGATAGCTGCTACCGGTTCCGGTGGTAAGCTCTTGGCAGACATATTAGGCATCAGTTTTATAAATGAGATAGTTGCACAAAGCACGGCAACATCGGTATTACATCCTGAAGTAAGAACGGTTATCGAAATAGGCGGTGAAGACTCAAAGCTGATAATGCTTGAACCTGATGAAACAACTGGCAACTTGAAAGTATCAGATTTTTCTATGAATACGATGTGTGCTGCCGGGACGGGGTCTTTTTTAGATCAGCAGTCAACAAGGATCGGTGTCTCCATAGAAGAAGAATTTGGAAAAATGGCATTAAAGTCTAAAACCCCACCAAGAATAGCTGGAAGGTGCAGTGTATTTGCAAAATCGGACATGATCCACCTTCAACAGGTGGGAACAGAAGCCCATGATATTGTCGCCGGTCTGTGTTATGCGCTTACAAGGAATTTTAAAAGTAACATCGGGAAAGGTAAGGATTTTGTAAAGCCAATAGCATTTCAAGGCGGCGTTGCGGCAAATGCCGGAATAGTTAAATCGTTTGAGGATATACTGGATTTAGATGAAGGAGAGCTCATAATCCCGAAACACTTTAATACTATGGGTGCGATAGGGTGTGCGATGGCTTTAATTGAAAAGAATATTAATTCTCCCTTTAACGGTTTTAAGGCAATCGATACCTATCTGAAAAATCGTAAAGGAAAAAGCTCTAATCTTAAAAAACTGAACTGCAACAAATATGACATTAATGTTGACAGACGTATTCTGGAAAATGGTAAAAAAGTGGAGGCTTATGTTGGTGTTGATGTTGGCTCAATCAGCACAAATGTTGTGGTTATTGCCAGGAACAAAGATGTTTTAGCAAGACGTTATCTCATGACGGCAGGTAAACCGCTCGAGGCAGTGAGACAGGGGTTGCTGGAGGTAGGAGAAGAGGTTGGTAAAAATGTCATAATAAAGGGTGTTGGTGTTACCGGTTCGGGAAGATATCTTACGGGAGAGTTTATTGGTGCTGATATCGTCAAGAATGAGATAACCGCCCACGCGACAGCGGCCGCATGGGTTGATAATGATGTTGATACAATATTCGAAATAGGTGGGCAGGATTCAAAATATATAAGTCTGGAGAACGGTGCAATAGTTGATTTTACCATGAATAAAGTATGTGCTGCCGGAACAGGGTCATTTCTTGAAGAACAATCTGAAAAGCTGGATGTTAATATTAAACAGGAGTTTGGTAAGCGTGCGTTAGATTCGTGTTGCCCATCTCAACTTGGAGAGAGGTGTACGGTATTTATGGAATCAGATCTCAACCACCATCAGCAGTTGGGCGTACCTAAAGATGATTTGTTGGCAGGGTTGAGTTACTCAATCGTATTAAATTATATAAATCGTGTTGTAGAAAAGAGAAAAATAGGAGATACTATTTTCCTGCAGGGTGGAGTGGCCGCAAACAGGGGCGTTAAGGCCGCTTTTGAAAAAGTGACCGGTAAAACCATTATTGTACCACCTCAACATGATGTTATGGGTGCAATAGGCTCAGCAATAATTTCTATGGATGAAAAAACATGGGATGAGTCAAGGTTTAAGGGTTTTGATTTAAGGGGAAGGAAATACGAGACAACTTCATTTGTGTGCAAGGACTGTTCAAATATATGTGAGATAAGAAAAGTTTCTATAACCGGCGAATCTCCGCTTCATTATGGAAGTCGCTGTGGTAAGTTTGATGATGAAAAGAAGGTAAAAAAATCAAAGAATCTGCCAAGGTTGTTTAATGAAAGAAGCAGGCTTTTATATGGTCCTTACTATACAGATCGAAAAACTAAAAGTACAGTGGTACGTGACAATAAAACTAAGTCACGAGGCCGAATAGGTATACCGCAGGCATCTACATTCTTCGAACTGTTTCCTATGTGGAGAACGTTTTTCACGGAATTAGGATTTGAGATAGTTATTTCTAAGAATACTAACAGAAGCGTTATCAGTAAAGGGATTGAACATGTAAACACCGAGACATGCTTCCCTATAAAAGTGTCACACGGACATGTTGTGGATATGCTTGACAAGGACATAGATTATCTTTTTCTCCCCAGTGTCATCAATATGACCCATGAATCCTCTAACTTGACACACTCGTATGCGTGTCCTTATATACAGTGTCTTCCTTACATAATTGGATCGGCGGTTGATCTGGAATCGCGGAAATTCAAGTTGTTGCAGCCTATAATTCACTTTGAATACGGAGAATCTCATGTACAGAAAACATTTCGTAAGATCGCTGCTGATATTGGTGTCAGGGGAAGAAAGGCTGCCAGCGCAATAGCAAAAGCCTTGGAAACACAAAAAGATTTCTATAATCGTCTCGAGAGAAGAGGCAAAGAAGTGTTAGACAATTTAGGCGAAGATGAGAGTGCACTGGTAATCATCAGTCGTCCTTATAACGGCTGTGATTCCGGTGTTAATCTTGATCTGCCCGAAAAACTCAGAGATATGGGTATACAGGCAATACCAATGGATTGTATACCTATGGATTTAGAAGATATATCAAGGGATTATCCAAATATGTATTGGAAATATGGGCAGAAAATATTAGCTGCAGCAAGATTTATTGCAAAAGACAAGAGGTTGCACGCTCTTTATATCACAAATTTCGGGTGTGGTCCGGACTCTTTCATCTCAAAGTTCTTTCCTAAAGAAGTTGGCGGAAAACCATTTTTAATGATAGACATAGATGAACATAGTGCTGATGCAGGAGTAATGACACGTTGCGAGGCATTTCTTGACAGCCTCAAAAACGCGAGAATTAAAAAGTTTAAAAAGGATACAGACATAAAGCGTACTCGTTCGCTAAGCAAGAAAAGGATTATGTACATACCGTATATGAATGATTGCTGCTTTATGGCAGCTGCTGCTATGAGGGCAAACGGTGTTAACGCTGTTGCAATGCCAATGCCGGATGAAACAAGTCTTGAATTAGGAAGAAAGCATACGTCCGGAAAAGAGTGTTATCCGGCGATCCTTACGACAGGAGATATTGTCAAAAAAGCAAAATGTCCTGATTTTGATCCTGAGAGGAGTGTCTTCTTTATGGCAACCGCATCGGGCCCGTGCCGATTTGGTCAGTATAATTCAATGCACAGAATGATCCTGGATGATATTGGTCTGCCACATGTACCGATTTATACACTTGACCAGGGGGATGACTACCAGGAAGATACAAGTCGATTAGGGGCCAATTTTCGTAAACTTACCTGGAATGGAATAGTATTTGTCGATTATCTGCAAAAATTATTATATGAAATAAGACCATACGAAATACATAAAGGTGATTCGGATGTAGTATATAAACAGCATCTTAGAAAAGCAGAACACGCAATTGAATTTGGACATGATCTCATACAGGTTGCAAAAGATGCATGTGACGCCTTTAACAGGGTTATGGTTGACAGAAGTGTAGCGAAACCAAAAATAGGTATTATTGGTGAGACTTATGTTCGTGGTAATGAGTATTCAAATAACTTTATAGTAAGGACAATAGAGAAACTGGGTGGTAAAGCGGTTGTACCTCCTTTTAGCGAGTGGATTGACTATATTGCTCATATAAGGCGGGAAGATTGCATCAAGGAAAAAGATTTAAACGCTCTTTCAATAGAGGTGCTGACAGGAGCAATACAAAAATACCATGAACACAAAATGTCAGCTCCTTTTAAGAAAAGCGGAAATAAACTTTTCAAAGAGAGTTCAGTAAAGAAATTAATTTCAAAGGGTAAATCATATATTCATGATTCATACAGGGGTGATCCTGTTCTCAGCATGGGAAGAGCAATTGAATATATTGAGTCGGATTATGACGGTATAATAAACGTTATTCCTTTTCATTGCATGCCGGGAACGGCTGTGAATGCGGTCTTAGAGAAATTACAGAAGGACCATAACGAAATTCCATTACTAAAGCTGACATTTGATGGTCAGGAAGAGACGAATGAGGAGACCCGTTTGGAAGCGTTTATACACCAGGCATATCAAAGGATGGAAAGCAGACAGAATAGAAGAAAAGAACATGCTACAGTGAATTAATTCTGCAGTAAGCAAGTTTAATTTAGAAAGGTGTTGGCTTATTTATGATAAATGGTAAAAGCTGGAAATATGGAGACAATGTTAACACAGATGAAATAATTCCTGCAAGGTATTTAAATACAACTGACGAACAAGAACTGGCTTCTCACTGTATGGAGGATATTGACAAGGATTTTGTTAAAAAAACAAGTGCTGGAGACATAATAATAGCCGGAGATAACTTTGGATGTGGGTCTTCCAGGGAACATGCTCCAATATCTATTAAGGCATTAGGAATCTCCTGTGTAATAGCTAAAAGTTTCGCCAGAATATTTTTCAGAAATGCAATCAATATTGGATTACCAATATTTGAAAGCGAAACGGCAAGCACTGAGATAAGTGATGGAGACAACGTTAAAGTAGACATTAGTTCCAGTACAATTACTAATTTGTCAACAAACAAAGAGTATTCGTTTACACCCTTTGCCGATGAGATGAAAGATATAATCGAGGCAGGGGGGCTTATGGAATATATTAAGGCAAACCGCTGAATTTCCGGCTTATGAGAGACCTCTCATTCGTGAGGTCTCTGCACTGGAATCATTGCATTCCCAATTACCACATTTAATTATTACACACAGGCTCCTATTGATTCAAGATAGCTCAGTTAAAAAGGCAATAAAACGGTTAGAATGGGGGGGGTGTAGTGCTAATGTCTATAATTAAAAAAAAGATAGACATTGTTTTAATTGATGATTTAAAAGATGAATGCGGTAAATTTATAAAGCTCTTGTATCTGCTTTCCGGCCTGACAATACTCCTGTCGAAAGAGGGGGAAAATCGCCCTTAAAGCTTACCTTCTTTCCAGAGTTTTAACCTGTTTGGAGTGCGCAGTTCATTCCTTGCAAACATGAATAATAATTGTTGTGCGTAACCGGCATAATCACCGAAATAATTTAATGCGTAATCTCTGATCTTTTCGTTAGAAACAGTTTCATTATCAAAGTACAGTAGTTGCATTACCTTCTTAATCCAGGTGTCCACAGGAAACGCCTGGTTAAAGCCGAGAGAAAAAAGCAGAACGCAATCAGCTACTTTATCTCCGACACCATTTAACTTCTTTAGTTCATCTTTTGCACTCTTATATGTCATAGTTCTAAAAGAGTTTAGGGTTTTAATATTCATAGATTTATTTGTTTCAAAAATATACTTTGCGCGGAAGCCTGTTTTTGCACTTAAAATTTTCTTGTAATTATTAATGCTCCCGGGTATAGGAAAAGAGTAATTACATACTTTGTCCAGATTGATTTGTTTTCCAAAGTCCTCAGAAAGTACGTTAAGGATTGACTTTATTCTTGGAATGTTAGACGCGGAAGAGCAGATAAATGAGATCAGGCATTCCCATGGGTCCTGCCTGAGGATCCTTAGACCACGGTATCTCTCTATAGCTTCCCGCATATATTTATCTCTATCTATTTTCTTGAGTATTTTAGAATAATCTTCATTTAAAGAAAAGAAATGGGTGACAAACTTTTTGTCAACACCATGATATTCCAACTCATTTCCATTCTGTCTGATTTTAAAAAATTTGTTCTGGGCATTGACATAATACCACTCTTCGAGCCTGTTTATTCTGAATATTTGACCGCATTCGAGTGTATGTTCTAAATTAAATTTTTTTAACTTTATATTTACCATGAGAATTTGCCTTATGTTCTTTAAATTTAAATAATTAAGACAACCTGAGTATCGATATTTTGATTAAAATTTACTTGTAAAAGATACAATAATTTACTATATATGAATAGAAAAATTCTAACTATTTCTCCAGTATAAAAAATGGCAAAACTTCTGATTGATTTAATAGAAACAGTAGATAATATAAGTAACAAAATAATTAAAGGTAAGAA includes:
- the leuC gene encoding 3-isopropylmalate dehydratase large subunit, translating into MGMTITEKIIAAHSGNQDVSAGQFVYADVDICLGNDITAPIAIEQFETLGVENVSNPDSIVLVPDHFTPNKDIKSAQNSKLLREFAHKHQIKNYFEVGRVGIEHALLPEQGIVVPGDLVIGADSHTCTYGAMGIFSTGVGSTDLAACYATGKVWLKVPETIKFVFNGNLNKWVSGKDLILHIIGNIGVDGARYKAMEFSGPVVTNLSMDDRLAMCNMAIEAGAKNGIIEPDDCTEDYVNGRAQREYKFYSGDTDCKYHEIYEYDVSTLSPQVALPNLPENVRPVEELSDIKIDQIVIGSCTNGRISDLRVAAEILKDKKIHPSIRLIVIPGTQDIYLEALKEGLIEIFIKAEGVVSTPTCGPCLGGHMGILAEGERALSTTNRNFAGRMGHIKSEIYLCNPAVAAASAITGIITHPENID
- the leuD gene encoding 3-isopropylmalate dehydratase small subunit, with amino-acid sequence MINGKSWKYGDNVNTDEIIPARYLNTTDEQELASHCMEDIDKDFVKKTSAGDIIIAGDNFGCGSSREHAPISIKALGISCVIAKSFARIFFRNAINIGLPIFESETASTEISDGDNVKVDISSSTITNLSTNKEYSFTPFADEMKDIIEAGGLMEYIKANR
- a CDS encoding DNA-3-methyladenine glycosylase family protein, encoding MVNIKLKKFNLEHTLECGQIFRINRLEEWYYVNAQNKFFKIRQNGNELEYHGVDKKFVTHFFSLNEDYSKILKKIDRDKYMREAIERYRGLRILRQDPWECLISFICSSASNIPRIKSILNVLSEDFGKQINLDKVCNYSFPIPGSINNYKKILSAKTGFRAKYIFETNKSMNIKTLNSFRTMTYKSAKDELKKLNGVGDKVADCVLLFSLGFNQAFPVDTWIKKVMQLLYFDNETVSNEKIRDYALNYFGDYAGYAQQLLFMFARNELRTPNRLKLWKEGKL
- the thrC gene encoding threonine synthase, with protein sequence MSYKAWFQCASGCNERYELNEIIYNCKTCGGLLEVKHDIEKLKHRSPGSWMRLLDERYRRTKWPFGSSVWGKKEMVCPNVDNENVVSLYEGGSNLFWAERLGNIIGTEDLWIKQCGNAHTGSFKDLGMTVLVSMVKQMISEGKDIMGVACASTGDTSAALSAYCAAAGIPAIVFLPKNKVSTAQLIQPIANGALTLSLDTDFDGCMEIVQKICRENNIYLANSMNSLRIEGQKTVSIELVQQLDWEVPDVIIIPGGNLGNVTALGKGFLLMKELGMINKLPRIVCVQAAKANPLYQSYLSGFKEFKPVQAQMTLASAIQIGNPVSINKAIKMLKLFNGVVEQATEDELANAAALADKTGLFNCPHTGVALAALFKLLEKNEIKKDERIVIISTAHGLKFTDFKVKYHENKLEEVESKYANVPLELPPEYDKVNRAIIDKISEYS
- a CDS encoding acyl-CoA dehydratase activase — its product is MINRIEKKQQKNQKKYIGIDIGSVSVKAVLINEDKEVLENHYVRSHGQPLDTVLIVLKEIVNRIEIDEIKGIAATGSGGKLLADILGISFINEIVAQSTATSVLHPEVRTVIEIGGEDSKLIMLEPDETTGNLKVSDFSMNTMCAAGTGSFLDQQSTRIGVSIEEEFGKMALKSKTPPRIAGRCSVFAKSDMIHLQQVGTEAHDIVAGLCYALTRNFKSNIGKGKDFVKPIAFQGGVAANAGIVKSFEDILDLDEGELIIPKHFNTMGAIGCAMALIEKNINSPFNGFKAIDTYLKNRKGKSSNLKKLNCNKYDINVDRRILENGKKVEAYVGVDVGSISTNVVVIARNKDVLARRYLMTAGKPLEAVRQGLLEVGEEVGKNVIIKGVGVTGSGRYLTGEFIGADIVKNEITAHATAAAWVDNDVDTIFEIGGQDSKYISLENGAIVDFTMNKVCAAGTGSFLEEQSEKLDVNIKQEFGKRALDSCCPSQLGERCTVFMESDLNHHQQLGVPKDDLLAGLSYSIVLNYINRVVEKRKIGDTIFLQGGVAANRGVKAAFEKVTGKTIIVPPQHDVMGAIGSAIISMDEKTWDESRFKGFDLRGRKYETTSFVCKDCSNICEIRKVSITGESPLHYGSRCGKFDDEKKVKKSKNLPRLFNERSRLLYGPYYTDRKTKSTVVRDNKTKSRGRIGIPQASTFFELFPMWRTFFTELGFEIVISKNTNRSVISKGIEHVNTETCFPIKVSHGHVVDMLDKDIDYLFLPSVINMTHESSNLTHSYACPYIQCLPYIIGSAVDLESRKFKLLQPIIHFEYGESHVQKTFRKIAADIGVRGRKAASAIAKALETQKDFYNRLERRGKEVLDNLGEDESALVIISRPYNGCDSGVNLDLPEKLRDMGIQAIPMDCIPMDLEDISRDYPNMYWKYGQKILAAARFIAKDKRLHALYITNFGCGPDSFISKFFPKEVGGKPFLMIDIDEHSADAGVMTRCEAFLDSLKNARIKKFKKDTDIKRTRSLSKKRIMYIPYMNDCCFMAAAAMRANGVNAVAMPMPDETSLELGRKHTSGKECYPAILTTGDIVKKAKCPDFDPERSVFFMATASGPCRFGQYNSMHRMILDDIGLPHVPIYTLDQGDDYQEDTSRLGANFRKLTWNGIVFVDYLQKLLYEIRPYEIHKGDSDVVYKQHLRKAEHAIEFGHDLIQVAKDACDAFNRVMVDRSVAKPKIGIIGETYVRGNEYSNNFIVRTIEKLGGKAVVPPFSEWIDYIAHIRREDCIKEKDLNALSIEVLTGAIQKYHEHKMSAPFKKSGNKLFKESSVKKLISKGKSYIHDSYRGDPVLSMGRAIEYIESDYDGIINVIPFHCMPGTAVNAVLEKLQKDHNEIPLLKLTFDGQEETNEETRLEAFIHQAYQRMESRQNRRKEHATVN